One part of the Treponema peruense genome encodes these proteins:
- a CDS encoding methionine ABC transporter permease, whose translation MISQIFILVGTATLQTLQMVFFSTVFSLVLGFPLGVFLCMTDPTGITPRPVLNQVLSRIVNVLRSFPFIILMIILFPLSRLILGTSIGTTATIVPLSIAAAPFVARIIETALNEVDPGMIQAARAMGSTNWQIVYKVLIPEAMPSIISGITLTIINLIGYSAMAGAIGGGGLGDLAIRYGYQRFRTDIMIAAVIVILVLVEVIQFVGTRLSNRVLAKR comes from the coding sequence ATGATTAGTCAGATTTTTATTTTGGTCGGAACTGCGACTTTACAGACTTTGCAGATGGTTTTCTTTTCTACTGTTTTTTCTCTTGTACTGGGATTTCCTCTTGGCGTTTTTTTGTGCATGACTGATCCTACGGGAATTACACCCCGGCCGGTTTTGAACCAGGTTTTGAGCCGCATAGTTAATGTTCTGCGTTCGTTTCCTTTTATTATTCTGATGATTATTTTGTTCCCGCTTTCGAGACTTATTTTGGGTACAAGTATCGGTACTACGGCTACGATTGTTCCGCTTTCTATTGCTGCGGCTCCTTTTGTTGCAAGAATTATTGAAACTGCGCTTAACGAAGTTGATCCTGGAATGATTCAGGCTGCGCGTGCGATGGGTTCAACAAACTGGCAGATTGTGTACAAGGTTCTTATTCCTGAAGCAATGCCTTCTATTATTTCGGGAATTACGCTTACGATTATTAATTTGATTGGATATTCTGCTATGGCCGGTGCGATTGGCGGCGGCGGACTTGGCGATTTGGCCATTCGTTACGGTTACCAGAGATTCCGCACTGATATTATGATTGCGGCGGTTATTGTTATTCTTGTTCTTGTAGAAGTGATTCAGTTTGTGGGAACGCGGCTTAGTAACCGTGTTCTGGCAAAGAGATAA